A stretch of Saccharomyces cerevisiae S288C chromosome IV, complete sequence DNA encodes these proteins:
- the PHM6 gene encoding Phm6p (hypothetical protein; expression is regulated by phosphate levels), protein MEDTSRCIDDVLKIGQQEKEIRQAEFSDAQGEREEVKCIDYTVDLEAGLPRHESSGKSNTLKQCYNAVLGFLEELIIVIIIVLLLYSLTMVGLFYVMTMTKFLF, encoded by the coding sequence ATGGAAGATACCTCGAGGTGCATCGATGATGTACTGAAAATAGGACAACAGGAGAAGGAAATAAGACAGGCAGAGTTTTCTGACGCACAAGGGGAGAGAGAGGAGGTTAAGTGTATTGATTACACAGTAGATTTGGAAGCAGGTCTTCCGCGCCACGAGAGTAGTGGAAAAAGTAATACCCTCAAACAGTGTTATAACGCCGTTCTAGGGTTTCTCGAGGAActcatcatcgtcattattattgtgTTGCTGTTGTACAGTTTGACAATGGTAGGTCTTTTTTATgtgatgacgatgacgaagtttttgttttaa
- the MRX10 gene encoding Mrx10p (Mitochondrial inner membrane hypothetical protein; associates with mitochondrial ribosome; localizes to the inner membrane with the C terminus facing the intermembrane space; ortholog of human RMND1, mutation in which is implicated in infantile encephaloneuromyopathy and defective mitochondrial translation), translating into MLSFRSLTSTFGFVSRFQIRRLGTSLSIQNLEVQDGRWKGKLATEKKTNREHKSVDTNIKTMKMLKNPKNSTRYLRRSFVPNHRKQENGRDILEDSLSKDHLKVKSCITITTGEGYDLKRCMKLLTMQGLQPTNLIPDEIVSFSYQDNGNKGDVMILGQNGSIVSWGFSESSVRNCIVPIVKAASLNPLNGEDFETEDMDYVEIEGEQDFDKLSSLDNKVTPRIACESFLSGDLIIINSLDSDQGMLDKAAFSSGLSRSTNLAVLEEAMEKHISKTRTITENISKGTKLNLRSSDALKSIGRLFLIRGKLNLYSELIETPDLYWSEPQLEEIFKNVSRYLDIGPRINILNSKLDYSTDECRALISLLNERNSTFLEWIIIYLIAFELCFEIYHFYQKYSSYCSEPTNDDLDATK; encoded by the coding sequence ATGCTTTCATTCAGAAGTTTGACTAGCACATTCGGTTTCGTATCACGATTCCAAATTAGACGGTTAGGAACTAGTTTATCAATACAGAATTTAGAAGTGCAAGATGGCCGTTGGAAAGGTAAACTAGCTACAGAGAAGAAGACCAATAGGGAACACAAGTCAGTGGATACGAATATCAAGACAATGAAGATGCTTAAAAACCCGAAGAATTCTACTCGCTATTTGAGACGAAGTTTTGTGCCAAACCACAGAAAGCAGGAGAATGGACGTGATATTCTGGAGGATTCTTTAAGTAAAGATCACTTAAAAGTGAAGAGTTGTATCACCATTACCACCGGAGAGGGTTATGATCTCAAAAGATGCATGAAATTGCTTACTATGCAAGGATTACAACCGACAAATTTGATACCTGATGAAATCGTGTCATTTAGTTATCAGGATAATGGCAATAAAGGTGACGTAATGATTTTAGGTCAAAATGGATCTATTGTAAGCTGGGGCTTCAGTGAATCTAGTGTTCGAAACTGCATAGTGCCTATAGTTAAAGCAGCGAGTTTAAATCCACTGAACGGAGAAGACTTTGAGACTGAGGACATGGATTATGTGGAAATAGAAGGGGAACAAGATTTTGATAAGCTTTCCAGTTTGGATAATAAGGTAACACCGAGAATTGCATGCGAAAGCTTTCTTTCTGGAGATTTGATAATAATTAACTCCTTGGATTCTGATCAAGGAATGCTAGATAAGGCGGCATTCTCAAGTGGGCTATCGAGAAGCACCAACTTGGCAGTCCTAGAAGAAGCAATGGAAAAACATATATCAAAGACCAGAACAATAacagaaaatatttctaaGGGAACAAAGTTAAATCTAAGGTCAAGTGATGCATTAAAGTCAATAGGCCGCCTTTTTCTAATTAGAGGAAAGTTGAACCTCTATTCAGAACTAATTGAGACCCCTGATCTTTATTGGAGTGAACCTCAATTGGAAGAgatttttaaaaatgtttCGAGGTATTTGGACATAGGCCCAAGAATAAATATTCTGAACAGCAAGCTGGACTATTCTACGGACGAGTGTCGAGCCCTCATCTCTCTTTTAAACGAGAGAAACAGCACTTTTTTGGAATGGATAATTATATACCTGATTGCTTTCGAACTGTGCTTTGAAATTTATCATTTCTACCAGAAATATTCTTCCTACTGCTCAGAACCCACGAATGATGATCTAGATGCTACAAAGTaa